One window of Bacillus sp. THAF10 genomic DNA carries:
- a CDS encoding GTP pyrophosphokinase family protein — MIQHWDLFLAPYKQAIDEMKVKLKGMRGQFMMQSEHSPIEFVTARVKPIASILDKATRKGIPLEKLEDEMQDIAGVRMMCQFVDDIHTVVEILRNRNDFDIVEERDYVSSRKNSGYRSYHVVVRYPVQTINGEKNILVEIQIRTLAMNFWATIEHSLNYKYSGQFPQDIKERLVRAAEAAYLLDAEMSQIRGEIQEAQVIFSRKKEMDKD, encoded by the coding sequence ATGATACAACATTGGGATTTGTTTTTGGCGCCTTATAAACAGGCGATTGATGAAATGAAGGTAAAATTAAAGGGGATGCGCGGCCAGTTCATGATGCAATCAGAACACTCACCAATTGAATTTGTCACTGCAAGAGTAAAGCCGATTGCAAGTATATTGGACAAGGCAACGCGAAAAGGGATTCCGTTAGAAAAGCTAGAAGATGAAATGCAGGACATTGCAGGTGTCCGGATGATGTGCCAGTTTGTGGATGATATACATACTGTAGTAGAAATTTTACGAAACCGAAATGACTTTGACATTGTCGAGGAAAGGGACTATGTGTCCTCTCGCAAAAACAGTGGGTACCGCTCTTATCATGTGGTTGTCCGTTATCCTGTACAAACCATCAATGGGGAAAAAAACATCCTGGTAGAGATACAAATCAGGACGCTTGCTATGAACTTTTGGGCAACGATTGAGCACTCATTAAACTATAAATATAGTGGACAATTCCCACAGGATATAAAAGAAAGACTCGTTCGAGCAGCAGAAGCAGCCTACTTATTAGATGCCGAAATGTCGCAAATACGTGGTGAGATTCAAGAAGCACAAGTGATTTTCTCCAGAAAAAAAGAAATGGATAAGGATTAA
- a CDS encoding NAD kinase yields the protein MKFAVTSKGDSVSNTLMHKMRTYLQDFDLTYDEDQPDLVVSVGGDGTLLYAFHRYRSRLDKTAFIGVHTGHLGFYADWVPEEIEKLVIAIAKTPYQTVEYPLLEVIIRYNDGGREARYLALNECTVKSVEGTLVMDVEIKGQLFETFRGDGLCISTPSGSTAYNKALGGAILHPSLPAIQLAEMASINNRVFRTIGSPLVLPQHHTCLLKPVNDVDYQITIDHLTLLHKDVKSIQCRVAKEKIRFARFRPFPFWKRVSDSFITDK from the coding sequence ATGAAATTTGCGGTAACCTCCAAAGGGGATTCTGTTTCAAATACACTGATGCACAAAATGAGAACCTATTTACAAGATTTTGATCTTACCTATGATGAGGACCAACCTGATTTGGTTGTTTCAGTTGGTGGTGATGGGACCTTGCTATACGCGTTTCACCGCTATCGCAGTAGACTCGATAAAACGGCGTTTATTGGCGTCCATACAGGTCACCTCGGATTTTATGCAGACTGGGTACCGGAAGAGATTGAAAAGCTAGTCATCGCAATCGCCAAAACACCTTACCAAACGGTGGAATATCCATTGCTCGAAGTTATCATTCGCTACAATGATGGAGGCAGAGAGGCACGCTATCTTGCCTTAAACGAATGTACCGTCAAAAGTGTAGAGGGGACACTCGTAATGGATGTTGAAATTAAAGGACAGCTGTTTGAAACCTTCCGTGGAGACGGACTCTGTATTTCCACTCCATCAGGAAGTACGGCTTACAACAAGGCACTTGGAGGGGCGATTTTGCATCCATCCTTGCCAGCCATCCAGCTTGCTGAAATGGCCTCTATCAATAACAGGGTATTTAGGACCATCGGATCTCCACTTGTTTTGCCCCAGCATCATACTTGTCTGTTAAAGCCTGTTAATGATGTGGATTATCAAATTACCATTGACCATCTTACCCTGTTACATAAGGATGTAAAATCGATTCAGTGCAGGGTGGCAAAAGAGAAAATTCGTTTTGCACGTTTCCGCCCATTTCCTTTTTGGAAACGAGTCAGCGATTCATTCATTACCGATAAATAA
- a CDS encoding RluA family pseudouridine synthase: protein MKGFCLTFTIQKENKGMLLRDFLKDKQISKAALVDIKFHGGALLVNGSAVTVRYPLQERDVVEVYFPIESPSEDLLAEDIPLDIVYEDEYVLVINKHAGISSIPSREHRSRTLANGILHYYGLQGFQATIHIVTRLDRDTSGLMLIAKHRHAHHLFSLQQKKFAVRRRYEAVVHGIVKEAVGTIDAPIGRKDTSIIEREVREDGQVAVTHYEVLKQGQAWSHLSLRLETGRTHQIRVHMAHIGHPLVGDTLYGGQKVGDLTRQALHSCELTFFHPYLEKELTFCSELPRDMKRMLDGGQGK, encoded by the coding sequence ATGAAAGGGTTCTGTCTAACATTTACCATTCAAAAAGAAAACAAAGGGATGCTCTTGCGTGATTTCTTAAAAGATAAGCAAATTTCCAAAGCAGCCCTTGTGGATATTAAATTTCACGGAGGGGCGCTGCTTGTAAATGGCAGCGCCGTTACTGTGCGCTATCCTCTTCAAGAAAGAGATGTAGTGGAGGTGTATTTTCCCATAGAGTCTCCAAGTGAAGATCTCCTAGCAGAGGACATTCCTTTGGACATTGTGTATGAAGATGAATATGTCCTTGTGATTAACAAGCATGCAGGCATTTCGAGTATTCCTTCGCGTGAACACCGCTCTAGAACGCTGGCTAATGGAATCCTGCATTACTATGGTTTGCAAGGCTTTCAAGCTACCATTCATATTGTGACAAGGCTTGATAGGGACACTTCAGGGTTAATGCTCATTGCTAAGCATCGTCATGCGCATCACCTGTTTTCCTTACAGCAGAAAAAGTTTGCTGTGAGACGGAGATATGAGGCAGTGGTGCATGGAATAGTGAAGGAAGCTGTCGGGACAATAGATGCACCAATCGGCAGAAAAGACACCAGTATCATTGAACGAGAGGTTCGAGAAGACGGTCAGGTGGCCGTTACTCATTATGAGGTCTTGAAGCAGGGACAAGCATGGAGTCATCTCTCTCTCCGATTGGAAACCGGTCGGACCCATCAAATTCGCGTACATATGGCACATATTGGGCATCCGTTAGTTGGAGACACGCTTTATGGAGGCCAGAAAGTTGGTGATCTGACTCGTCAGGCTCTTCACAGCTGCGAACTGACCTTTTTTCATCCTTATTTGGAGAAGGAGCTGACATTTTGTAGTGAATTGCCTCGGGATATGAAGAGGATGTTGGACGGTGGGCAGGGGAAGTGA
- the prpE gene encoding bis(5'-nucleosyl)-tetraphosphatase PrpE, whose protein sequence is MKIDVIGDIHGCVREFKELLQKLGYTVEAGHYSHKDGRKLAFVGDLTDRGPDSIGVVNMVATMVLSGMAYYVPGNHCNKLYRFLLGNKVQQTHGLETTVAEFEALSVEEQKVFRSTFIELYEKAPLYQVLDGGKLIVAHAGLKKEYIGQQGKKVKTFVLYGDITGEFHANGMPVRKDWAQDYNGEAWIVYGHTPVREVRVVNRTANIDTGAVFGGKLSSLRYPEMEVVSVDSSMPFVREKFRELWD, encoded by the coding sequence ATGAAAATAGATGTTATTGGTGATATACATGGATGTGTAAGAGAGTTCAAAGAGCTTCTTCAAAAGTTAGGGTATACAGTTGAAGCAGGTCATTACTCACATAAAGATGGACGAAAGCTTGCCTTCGTTGGCGACCTGACAGACAGAGGTCCTGATTCTATCGGGGTAGTAAACATGGTCGCCACAATGGTTTTAAGCGGTATGGCCTACTATGTTCCCGGAAACCATTGCAACAAGCTTTATCGCTTCTTATTAGGTAATAAAGTGCAGCAAACGCACGGACTAGAAACAACTGTTGCAGAGTTTGAGGCTCTTTCCGTAGAAGAGCAAAAGGTTTTCCGGTCAACATTTATTGAACTATATGAGAAAGCCCCGCTCTATCAGGTGTTGGATGGTGGGAAGTTGATAGTCGCTCATGCGGGCTTAAAGAAGGAATACATTGGGCAACAGGGAAAGAAAGTGAAAACTTTTGTGTTGTATGGAGATATCACAGGTGAGTTTCACGCAAACGGGATGCCTGTTCGAAAGGATTGGGCACAAGATTACAATGGCGAAGCTTGGATTGTTTACGGACACACACCAGTTCGTGAAGTGCGAGTAGTGAATCGGACCGCGAATATTGATACAGGAGCCGTGTTTGGTGGAAAGCTCTCGTCACTGCGTTATCCTGAGATGGAGGTTGTCTCTGTTGACTCTAGTATGCCGTTTGTACGGGAGAAATTTCGAGAGCTTTGGGATTGA